The nucleotide window GGGAGGTCTCAGAATTGAGCTGATGAATGTTCTTCCATATAGGAGACTTGTCCAACCTTCTGAGCATTCGACATATGATTGCAAGTGCTGTAATCCCATCAGTGTCTATGTGAGAAATGGCAAGCAGACGTTCTGCTGATTTGATCTGTTCTGCTGCTTGCGCGAGTTGGTTTCCCATTTGTAAAGGCAAATCCAAATGCAAGAATCTGTGACCTCATAACGGGAATCTGGCTAGAGAGATATAAATGCGCACCTCTCCATTGACGAGATACGCGCTAGTCGGAACCCCTTGCAACTCTGGATAACGCTAAGAAGACAACCAGAAATACACTTGCTACCGCAGCCAATCCTTTAGCGATTTTCTGCCAAAGCGTTAGTGGTACTTCCAGATTTCTCAGTTCATTCTTCACTCTTTTCAAGTAGATTCGCTGTTCATTATACAGGGAACTAGAGTCGTCATATTGATCTGAGAAGTCAGACCAACTTGAATAGAATGGTGGCTCAGGATTGGTTGCTAGCCACTTGTTCCAGAGGCCCATTATATTAGACCTGTGGGGTTCAGGAAACTCTTCTATAGTTGCAACAATTTGCTTTTCCGCATCGTTTGATAGTCCCACTCTCTATGCACCCGCGTTAACCCGTATCTTATATTTTGTATATGTTACAGCCTTCTTAAGGCTTGAGCTTGCATAATCATTATCCGCGCCATAATTGGCAATACTATTGCTTAGCGTCTATTTCTCGAATCCAATCTCGTATATCCGCTTTCAGCTTCCTAATATCATTCGGATTGATGCTGTCGACTCTGCTGTAGGTTTTTAGTATCCTACGCCATCTGTCCATCTTTATTGTTAGAGATCCAGAGCCAATCGCTTTCTCCACGCTATCGGCCGCCTCAGAAATGCGATCCGCCAGCTCACTGGCAATAGCTCCATCCCTTACCTGAGATTCAAGGTTCTCCAAGACAGATTTAGCATTGGAGAGATCCTGTTTTCCCGTCAATTCCTTTTTCTCTTCAACTACGGGTCTTTGTACAGGTTTCTGCTTGGTAGCCGCTTTGAGCTCCTGTAATCTTTCTCCGTTTGCTGCCACCTGAAGCCTCAATTCGCCTATTTCATCCCGTACCTCTGAAATTACAGAAATAGCATCCACCATCTTGTTCACGGTGTCTGTGAGGCGCTCTATTGACTTGTTGATTTCTGTGAATTTTGCTCGAATATATGTGCTATCGTCACTCATTTATCGCATTCTCCCTTGTGATTAGTAGGAGCTAACCCGTGATTGATGCTCAGGTGAACAGACTCGAGATTCAAGATTAAGCTTTTTGTCATCAACAGCTCCTATTGACTGTGCACTCTAGGACTTTATTCCGTTAGCTGAACGGTTTTATAGGCGCTGAAATACTCTTTGCGTTGAGAAGCCTATTTCCCGTGAGCCACACGAGGTCGATTGAAATGTATGTAACGAACTACAAGAATCGAAAGGAAATCGAGGTTACCCTGGAAGGTAGCAAGAAAAGCACAATGCGATGGCTCGTAGGAAGAAGAAGCGGAGCTAAGACCTATGCTATGCGCTGGTTCAAAATTGAACCAGGTGGAATCATTCCTTCCCATACCCACCCAGAAGAACATGAGATATTTGTACTGAGTGGTGAAGCGAAACTGCTTGGAGGGCTTGAGGGTGAAACCGCGAAGAAGGATGATATAGTATTCATAGATTCAAACAAACCCCACGGTTATGACAACACTGACGGTACCGAGGATTTCTGCTTCATATGTGTCATTCCCCTTCTTGACAACGAAGAATGATTTTGACATTCCTAACTTATTCCCAACAATCTACAAGAGCGTTTTCCAATAGAGTGGTGGAACAAATGGAGCTTGATGAGAAATTTCTTTGGTTGTTTGATGTTGACAATACTCTAATTCACGATGTTGAGCATCCAACTCCTTTTCCAGGTGCTGTGGACTTCTGTAAACATCTCAGAGATGGTGGCAAGGAGATTGGAATACTTACCAACGTAGGGCGACTTTCAGCGCGACAGGTACACGCGGCTGTGAGAAAAGCTGGGTTTCCCTTCTCCAGAGAAAGTGTATTCACTGCAGGAGCTGCTACGGCGGCTTATGTTTTCAACAGGAATCCTGATGCTAGATGCTTTGTAATAAGCGAAGGTGGAGCTACTGAAGATTTCATTGCTAAAGGTCTGAATGTTGTGAACAACCCTCCAATTGATTTCGTTGCCATAGGTGCGGACCGGGATTTGAGTTTTCAACGTTTGAATTTCGCCACCAAATGCGTACGGGATGGAGCTGAACTGCTCTGTATCAGTGGTAGTCGTGACTATCCGGGAGTATATCTCGGAAAAGAGGATATCTATCTTGGTGAGAGGTCCATTACTGCGGCAGTTGAAGATGCGACTGGAGTTGAAGCAACCATTGTTGGAAAACCATTGCCCGAGATTGTTATTGAAACTGTGAAGATAATGGGTTATGATTGTGATGATACTGTAATGATTGGAGATAACCCTGCTTCTGATATTGCGGGAGGTAATGCTGCCGGTTTGACTACTATTCTGGTCAAACGAGACCCTGATGATTTAGTTGCATACGACGCAGATGAGCTGGATACAACTCCTGACGTGACCGTCAAGAGTCTGAAGGAATTACAATCGCTCATTAGTGGATGAAAAATGAATGGTATCTTGAAACCAATGCTGAAAGGTTGTTCATCTCTAGTTATGGATTTCGCAACCTTGAAAATTGAAGGTACGACCGCCTAGCTATGAGAAACGAAAATAGCTCGGGTGATTTTGATTCTGTTGGGGTTGATGTGCGCTTTGAAATCCCGAGAGATGGAGTGTCACTAGCCATCATCAATCTCCAGCGTGTTGATGTATCACACGTACAGGATGATTTTCTCCAGTATGAGTCAGAGATATTCGATCAAATTAGGACCCTCCATTCACGAGATAGCTTGAAAAATGATGATATTCTGAGTGCGTTCCGGGAATTCTACTGGACTTTTGGAA belongs to Candidatus Thorarchaeota archaeon and includes:
- a CDS encoding cupin domain-containing protein, producing the protein MYVTNYKNRKEIEVTLEGSKKSTMRWLVGRRSGAKTYAMRWFKIEPGGIIPSHTHPEEHEIFVLSGEAKLLGGLEGETAKKDDIVFIDSNKPHGYDNTDGTEDFCFICVIPLLDNEE
- a CDS encoding HAD-IIA family hydrolase, which translates into the protein MELDEKFLWLFDVDNTLIHDVEHPTPFPGAVDFCKHLRDGGKEIGILTNVGRLSARQVHAAVRKAGFPFSRESVFTAGAATAAYVFNRNPDARCFVISEGGATEDFIAKGLNVVNNPPIDFVAIGADRDLSFQRLNFATKCVRDGAELLCISGSRDYPGVYLGKEDIYLGERSITAAVEDATGVEATIVGKPLPEIVIETVKIMGYDCDDTVMIGDNPASDIAGGNAAGLTTILVKRDPDDLVAYDADELDTTPDVTVKSLKELQSLISG